aaacttcaaattcaaactctaTCCTCTTTCCCCCAAACAACAACGTCTATGTAGGTTTCACTCTATCCCAGTGGATTGAAAACTAGAGGACTTggaaaaaaaacacagaacCCAAAGAAAAACCTTTGGGAAAAAACCAGAATCCAATGGTTTCACTTCATCTATATTCTTTTGGAGATATATAATGAGTGAGTAGCTAGAGAGCGAGTGAGTTGCAATGGTGGCTGGAAAGGTGAGACTGGCCATGGGGCTGCAGAAGTCTCCGTCCTGCTCGAAGCAGGAGATGCCCCCGAACCGCCATTGCCATCACCGAGCTCGGCTAAGGTTCCCTAGAAAGTGGTGTTCTCCAGGTCCTTCAGGGCTCAGGTCCAGCCTCGCCCACTTGATGTCATGGAGCTGCTTCGTCTAGCCAAGGAGCTCCGTGAGAAAGAGTCACGCTTGAAGACCTAGCTCCTCGAGTACAAGCTTTTGAAAGAGTCTGTCGCCATTGTCCCTATCCATGAGAACGAGATATTTGCCAAGGATGCAGTGCTCGAATGAGCCTTCAACAGAATTGAGTGCTTGGAGATTGAGAACCAAACATTGAGCATGGAACTGAAAGGGTTAAAAAGGAGGAtggaagagaatgagagaaaagaaggCGATAAGAAAGTCAAGGTAATAGAGACTTAGATTTCGGAGTTAAAGAGAACAGTGTTGGATCACAACAGAGTAGAGTTGATCATGGACAATGACGACCTTTCATCTTCCTAGAGGTTTCATGACCTAATAGAGATGTCAAGTGTGGGATCAGCTACAATTGCTAGtctataaaatttctcttttagaTAAGCTACAAAAATAATCGTGATGGTTTGTAATTGGCGtgatatttctctttcttttgtgtCTCTTtgccttttttaaaaaataaaaaataaaaaagaagaaagaaaattaccGTCTTAGAAAGTAAGTGAACACTATATTCTagttgttagaatatagttgaTTATGTGATTGGgttatctatctctctctgcgTCAGCCTACTGCAACTCTAGGCTTAGACAAAGTGAGAACAGATACGGTAGGTTGCGTAAGGGTTCATCAAATCCCTCAAATGAGTACAAAGAAGATCTCTTGCTTAGAATGCAAACGAatcttaaaaagaataaataaataaataaaagaacagGGGTCTGtcaacaaatttaaaattgaaaaagatagCGTTATGTTCGTATAGATAATAATTGTCGTTTTCCAATGAAATGGAGCCAAGGAGCAATCTAATTTAACTCTATTTTCCAGgcaatcaattaaattaacaaAGTGTTGGTGcaaattaaaaatcctaaacGGGTCCGACCATTAATTGGAATTGTCActaatagaaaattttaaacaggccattattaatattactctttgttttaaattttataatatctatAGATTTAAATTACTTCttatagaaatataaaattttgaaaaagataactaaatataaaagaagggataaatatattttgtacaCACAAAATTTCTATTAGTTAAATGATATAATATGtcgattttaataatttaaaatatagagtATAAAATGACTGAAATTCTAATAGGATAGTTTTCGATTAATAAGAGTATgcactttagaaaaaaaaaaaaaaaaaagtatgcagGACACATGGGTGGTGGTCCTACATTGCCTACACCTTTGGCCCATCTAAAATTGTCCTTATACGGATTGTTTGGGCATTTGAACACCGAGTGTGGATGGGTGCCGTTCATTGGCTGGTGCTCACACTGGACGCTTGGACACAAATGGCTGGGTTGCTCTCTGTCAGTTCATATATACGACAAATTGTCATCtggatatttaaatatatatatatatatataagctcatCTCCTTTTTGTAAGGATTTAGTTGCTCTCTCTCCCTATTCATCATATACACGACAAATTCttatattaaattcaaaaaGTTCCGTGTCCTTTTTGTTTGAATTGTCAGGATTACAATAAGACCTTCGCTTCTTAATAAATACCAAccgagagagagatagagagtatTCTAATTTCTCAATAcacacaaatattatttctacgTTTGGAACATGGAAACAGCTTGTTCATCTGAATTGAATTCAAATTAAAATCTAACTAAACGTTTAAATACATAACTTTTAAATCACTAAATATCATTAATTCAATACCTCTTTATACATaagactcataattttttttaactcaacatctctttacacGCGAGACCCAAAAtcattttcaacttctcataaatatatctaaactcatcttaacatccaaacacatctaaactcatcatAAATAGATtctacaaaactcacttcaacatctcaattcactattatacaaactcaaactcatctcatcttcgcGTCGCCTCAGTGCTCTGCAAAGTGCAGTTCAGAACTTCAGATAAAGATCATTTTGTCAGCTTTGCCAATTTTAAATTATCTATAACAAATATGTCTTTTTTAATCAGCACGGAGTCAGCAATCACGTGCATACTGAATGCAAACAAAATTCAATAGTTGCTGCATTGTCTTGGTGTTAAAAGAGTTGGGGAAGAATCCCCACCCTCTAGTCAGGGATAATGGAGATCAATacgagaaaaagttaaaaaatttactGAATTAAACTTTTGTTTATTACcacttaattattattattattattattcttttatggGTATACCAGTTATTGATTTCCGAGTGAGCAAAAGacaacatatattaataaataatgaagcCAGCTTCATCGattgtttataaaaattacaGATCTATACagcaaaaacaggagaaaataACAGAACTCACATAGAAATTTGACCTGCAATACTAATCACCTCCTCTTCCTTCACACAACAGGTAAGCACTATGTACAACTTTGGCAGCGCAGTTTTTCATTCTTTGCGCATTCCTCCTGGAAATCGAAAGATTAGGTTAGGTGATGCGAGTGATTAGCCATGGAGTAGGACAATTAAAACAGAGCCCAGCCAAAATAACGAACAGTCAGTAGTCTAGGAACTAATGGTGACAAAACAATAGTGCATAGCTGTTAATATCTAACCCATAGCTAACGAAGTATTGTTACCAGTcaatgcacaaaaaaaaaaaaaaaaaaaaaaggttttagaTTATGCTAGATGCTGTGCTGAAACCTTATTTTCAACCAAACAATTCACCCttttttcccaaaaagaaattctCGAACCTTGGTTGAATCTCACAAAAATGGCAAAAGAGGTTGAGCATAGAAAGGACCAATCCACAAACCGTCAAAACAGGAGGTCTTGGGTTCCTCAGTATTACAAGTTACAAGTAACAAGTGGACTTTACTGTCTCACAAACCCATTCTGAACCCACACTAGGAAGCAAAAACAATAGACCACATTTTCTCTTTATGTAAAAACATCCATTAATAGTATTTGATGTTGCTAACAATATAACTACTACATTGCTGCATGATTATCACAATGGTACCTGGAAAGCTTTTAACAGAGTGTAACAGCGTCTTTGCTCTGCAGAAGCAGCAGCATTTCGCTGTTTGAGAGCATCACAAATCTTCTGCTCTTCTTGAAACCCAAGTTGGaccttttcttgtttctataaAATGGATGCAGCAGTAAGAACTTCAAtgactagaaaaaaaaaaaaaaaaaaaaaaaaaaaaaaaaaaaaaaaacactacagaAGCACAAATATGAGTATCATTTTACACCTTTTAGTACACATATCATTTAAGtctttttgtaaaaatcatGTAGTTTTATAATTGGGCCAAAGAAATATCCTCCCCACCACCCATTTTTCTAATCATCTCCCCTCCCCTTAGTCATTCCAAAGGGCCATTATTCAAGCAACAGATCTATGTTAGGAGTTCTGTTACCAAACAAGTAACAGCATAAATCACTCTGTAGGAAGTaaatttgatgatattttaaaatttgacagCCTGCCTAGTCTTGTATCTGAATTATAAAGCCAGAGGTTCCTCCTTTAACTCTGCCCAAGACCCTAATCAAACCCTGTATCTTCTTTGAGAAAGAAGTGGTAAGTACCTGTTGACTGCTCTTCACAATTCCCTCCATGGAATCAATAAGTTTCATGCGACCAGCAGCATTAGTAATGGCTTCTTGGAACTTCACAAAGTCGCATGTAAAAAGGAGATGGTAGTGAGATTTAAGCAGTGACAGAAAGGGCTGTAACCTTCAGCACATAATTAAATAACTGAAAACAGCAGCAGATCCCTTTAGAGGCACTTGCCTCGCCTCAACATCTTAAGAATGTTGATCTCGAGTCATGCAATCCCATTGGTGGGCAAATGacatgcaattaaaaaaaaaaaaaaaagcgcacCCCAtctaaatgaaaatgatatgcaGCTGAACCTGAGCCTTTATTTTAGTTGTTCTCTGCATCACCTAAAACAGACCATAGATTCCCACTCTTTCTTTCTAAATACTGTTTAGTAGTTAAGCAATTCAGTTATAATGAAACATCCATAAGTCAAAAACTGTACTTGATCCTTCTAAAAATTTAGTTATATGGTATTTTTGTCGTTGAGAACTCAAAAGTAACGATCTTGCAATTAAGCATGTAAATCTAGTAGGCCTGAATAACATGCACTATCAAAATGTGAGCTCTACTTTACAATCTACTCTTTCTGCTCGCTTAGCATACAGCCACATCTAAAGCAGGACAATGAACGACCCAGTGACCAAGATTTTGCAGTCACTGAGGATTCAAAAGTAGGATCTTGCATGGTGATATGTCAATATACTAGACCTGAGGCTGAAAAACATGCATTACAACTTCACTATCTCCAATCTTTCCGTTTAATTAGCATATAGCCATATCAAAAGCAGGACTGCACCATGCAAGACCCAGTGGTCTGGATTTTGTATATATGAGATTATAAAGCAAAATTGGCAGTGTAACCAACAACAATTGTTGCTTCTGACATTTAAATAATGAGCAAATTTGAGGAATAAAAACCACTCGATTTGGTTCAAGCACCAATGTACGCGTGCGTGCATGTGTGAGAAAGAGAGCATATACAATAGAACTTTCATAAAAGATAGAACATTTCCTCGACTTATTTGACCAACCTGGGAACTTATTGAATTCAATAAAGATGTTTCCTTTAGCATCAGTTCTTTTATCTCCAAAAGAGCATTATAGGTACCATAATATTTACGAGTTTGGCGATGCTTTTTCTGCACAGCAGAAAGACTCACATAAACCTCTACAagagctaataaaaaaaaaaaaaagattcaggGTAAAAGGAGAAAAGGAGAATAAAAAAGGCAGTCCAATCAACCGCTAGAGCCATTCTTATTTAACCTGGATATGGACATACAGTTCTGAAAATCGGCGTTCATACCTGCAACATATTTATCAAGAAAGTAAGCAGACTATCCAAAAGAGATTGTCTTAAAGCTATAAGGTATGAAGGGCTGAAAAGAGGGCCATAAACGTTGATGCAGATAAGTGACATTGATTTCCAGTATCTCATGGGCCCCTTAGATTAacaagaaaatgttaaaaaacaaGTGCAACCATATTGAGAATGGCAAGACAAATGATAAATGATACTATAAGCCAACTTCACTGTTGCCATTAGCTCCCCAACTTTTCCAAAATGTTCTCATGACAGAAAATGAGAAATGGACTGAAACCCTGAGAATTTATGAGGAGGATATAAACTGAATAGCAATAAGAGGCAAGAAATGTATCAGGAGGATTACGATCACTTTTTTTCACCGGGTGTTGAACGTTTCATCTGATTATTTAGATATGAAGAGGAAATGGTGGGTAATAGCTTCTGCTTTATCAAACACTCAATATTTTATTAGTGTCAGTCCCTAAGAATACTATGCCTTTAGTAGTATTTAAGAGAAACTGATTATAAAACTCCATACAAGTTTGAGACCATCTCAGTGTAGCAGAGAACCATATATTGTAAGGGGTAATAATGTATTGtaagcaaaatgaaaaataatgtcAGGAAAAAATAACAACGTACTGGATGAGTTCTGATTGGGATGGCATGTCATCAAGCTGCCGCTTCACAGCAATAATTGCCCTACATCTAGCTGCAAGTTCCTACAAGAAGCATACATGCATTGTTTATTAGTGATcagtacaaaataaaaaaaaatggtctctctctctctctctctctctctctctctctctctatttcttatGCAAAGGAAAACTAACATCAGGCTGATTTTCTTGCAAAAGGAAACTTGCAGATAGGGATCAAGAGAGAAAAATCTACTTTCTCAAAAGTCAATCATTGTATCATATAATTGGTCACTTACCTTGACTGTCAACattaacaaacaaacaaaagaataagTAAACTGAACTTTGGTAGGTCAGAATTGAACAGGAAGTCTGCTGCAACGGGGTGATTTGCTGTGATTGTATAGGAAAGCTTTACTTTACTAAACAAACACTTGGATCGGTAgagataaatttttttccttgaacGGTGAGCATTAAGAAATGGAAACGAGAAACTTTCGAGATAATTCAAACATCTTGTTTTCTAGAATACAAATTAGGAAGTGGGCATAAGagtaagttttttttcttttctttttttattggcaccgggtgtccaagaacagcatcccaactaatcccgAGAGTGCACAAGGCCttagcaaggagtttcctgcaagtgcacctcgggtaattcaaggaaaaaatctcCTAGTAAGATGActcctagagattgtttgcatccaagcggatttgaaccttagacctggggggagcatacccccaagcctaAGGCCTTTACAACTCGTGCCAACCTCTAGGGATTAGAGTAAAAAGTACTTATaagaaaggaaatgaagcaACTCAGCTCAATTAGTTCACACGTATTAAATATCAATTGTGCACTACCGCCAATTTGAAGAGATCTCATGCAGATTGTTTATTATGATATTCCTGCGGGATGTGCCCAATGTGGTGCCTTAAATCTTCCACCACAAAggaagatgaataaataaatattcttaactaCAATTTACCTTTTTTGCAGAATGCAGTTCCTCCAAAGATTCAACCAAAGAATGATTGAGACTATCAGAGGGAATCTTGCCATCCCAGTCACTTGCTATTCTTCCCTCCAATTCAATAATATCAGCTTGCAGTTCAGAGCGTTTTACATTACAATTGGACTGGAATTCAGATTCTTGCATTTCCAGATTCTGAACAAACATTCCACTAATGCGCATCAACCACtaaataaaatgcataaatgAAGCTTAATGGAGAAAGatacaaaaaatacacatagaatttctcttttcaacTGGCTTAAGACAGACCGGTCACAACATCAGTGGCCAAATATCTAAGTGATGTCCGTATGTTCCATCT
This genomic interval from Juglans microcarpa x Juglans regia isolate MS1-56 chromosome 4D, Jm3101_v1.0, whole genome shotgun sequence contains the following:
- the LOC121261295 gene encoding coiled-coil domain-containing protein 93, giving the protein MITRNSLSRASRTDMAESHFLSESGSPISLGRIYDLLLSVGYADAVKTDISASEKLRSGIVWCIAAVNDETLTHLEEIEIENRIGEALRLIGCPHPLEASQIETLDIKAIFPVVQWLVNRVRTLQDDDRDHENQKELGLDIMNEIKLLRERIDKEGATIAVQKLIPLLGSLKNLEMQESEFQSNCNVKRSELQADIIELEGRIASDWDGKIPSDSLNHSLVESLEELHSAKKELAARCRAIIAVKRQLDDMPSQSELIQYERRFSELYVHIQKKHRQTRKYYGTYNALLEIKELMLKETSLLNSISSQFQEAITNAAGRMKLIDSMEGIVKSSQQKQEKVQLGFQEEQKICDALKQRNAAASAEQRRCYTLLKAFQEECAKNEKLRCQSCT